Below is a genomic region from Virgibacillus dokdonensis.
TTATGTATTAATGAGTTACGGTTCAGGTGCAATTATGGCTGTTCCAGCACATGATGAAAGAGACTACGAATTTGCTACTAAATTTGAACTCCCTATTGTTGAGGTTGTTGCAGGCGGAGACATTACAAAAGGAGCTTATACCGGGGAAGGCAAGCATATTAATTCTGGATTTTTAAATGGTTTAGGTAAAGACGAAGCGATTAGGAAAATGATTGCGTGGTTAGAGGAACACGGAAAAGGTGCAAAAAAAATCACCTACCGTCTTCGCGATTGGTTGTTCGCTAGACAACGTTATTGGGGTGAGCCTATTCCTATAATTCATTGGGAAGACGGAACGATGACAACTGTCCCAGAAGAAGAATTGCCATTAGAATTACCGTCTATGAATAATATTCAACCATCAGGGACGGGAGAATCGCCACTAGCAAATGCCGAGGAATGGGTAAATGTCATTGATCCTAAAACGGGTATGAAAGGAAGGAGAGAAACGAACACTATGCCGCAGTGGGCAGGAAGTTGCTGGTATTTCTTACGCTATATTGACCCGGTAAATTCTAAGCAGTTAGCTGCCCCTGAGGCACTTCAGCAATGGTTGCCTGTTGATCTATATATTGGTGGTGCTGAGCATGCTGTTCTTCATCTTCTATATGCACGTTTTTGGCATAAATTTTTATACGATATTGGGGTTGTTCCTACGAAAGAGCCGTTTACAAAGTTGTTCAATCAAGGAATGATCTTGGGAGAAGGAAATGAGAAAATGAGTAAATCTAAAGGTAATGTCGTCAATCCTGACGATGTTATAGAATCTCATGGTGCAGATACTTTACGACTTTATGAAATGTTCATGGGTCCGCTAGATGCTTCTGTTGCTTGGTCAGAAAATGGGCTGGATGGCTCACGCCGCTTCCTCGATCGTGTTTGGCGCTTAACTATTGAGGATGATGGGCAACTTTCTAGAAAAATTATTGAAGAAAATGATGGCACTTTAGATAAAACATACCATGAAACAGTAAAGAAAGTGACGGAGGATTTTAATAATTTGCATTTTAATACAGCTATCTCTCAAATGATGGTGTTTGTGAATGAATGTAATAAAGCGGAATATATTCCTAAAAAGTATGTGGAAGGATTTATAAAAATGCTCTCCCCAATTGCGCCACATATTGCAGAGGAGATATGGCTAAAGTTAGGTCATTCGGATACGATCACCTATGAACCTTGGCCTGTATATGATGAAGAAAAGCTGATAGAAAATGAAGTGGAAATTGTTTTGCAAGTGATGGGGAAAGTTCGTGCTAAAGTAAATGTTTCTAAAGATGCTTCAAAAGAAGAATTAGAAAAAATAGCTTTAGAAAATGAAAAGATTAAAGATTTAATTACAGATAAAACAATTCGAAAAGTCGTTGTTGTACCAGGGAAACTAGTTAATATCGTTGCCAATTAATCAAATGTTGCTGTCATTACCAAGGATACTTCTAAAAGTAGCGGGGCTGTTGCGCAATCAGATAACTGATTGTGCAACAGCTCCTTTTGCTTAGAAATAAAGTGATGCAGAACTCTAACTTCCACAGTCGTTTGCAAGAAGTGAGAAAGAGGGGGGGCTGTGTGGCACAACTATATGTCGAACGTAAAGAAAAATCTATTTTAATGGGCCTTCATTTAGATGGAACCCATTTAGTTTTTAAAATAATCCAATTACCGTCTTCGAAATACCATATAGTCTCTACAGTTCCTAATTGGTCGGCATGGTATGCGCCACTAATTTGTTGATAACTTTTTAGACCATATCCTTTACTATCGCTTATTTTAAAGACTTCAAAAAAGGCGATTGGATCAATCATAACAGATTGATTTTGCGAATGTAAGCTGCCGTCTTTATTATAAATACCAAGTCGAATATAATCTTGTGCACGATTTTTAACATCTATTGTGATTGGTTTACTCGTAGCGGTTAATGTTATATTAACTTTAAAATCAGGTTGGAAATTACCGCTTAAATATGTTTGCTTAGGTAATGGTATTTTTTCCATTTGGGTGTGAATGATGGTATTTAGTTGGTAATTATAAAGCCCGCCACTTCCCCCAGTGGCACTTTGATAAAATATATCTTTTATTCCATCGTGATTCAAATCGACAAACTGTAAATAAGGGTCATAACCGCCATTGTAAGAGATTTTCCATTGATTATTATTATTAGAAATCTCTGCCCATATTTCACGATAATATGTTGAATCCGCAGAAAAAAACGTACCCATTAATTTAATTGTTTCTGGATGATTATCGCCAGTTACATCAGCGCGATATGTCTTAATTAAAGATGGCTTTGCCTCTTCTGCAATAATTGAACTAGAAACAAAAACAAGAAGCAACACACTACATAGAATAAAAAAAGTATGCTTGCCTTTCATGATTACACTCACCCTTCTACGTTGTTAGCTTTAGATTGTGTTGCAAACTTGAAAGTTATCCATTGAAAAATTATTATGTAATTATCCACAGTTGAAGTGATTTTGATATTATGGTTGTTAAATAACATTTTAAATTGGAAAGGCTTGAGGTGATAAAGTGAAAGAGTTAACCCCAAAACAAGTGGAGAAGAAGTTAGAAAATAACGATGATATGTTAGAACTTATTGATGTACGTGAAGAAGAAGAGGTAGCGCAAGGTAAAATCCCTCACATAACGCATATTCCTTTAGAGCAGATACCTGAGAAAGCAGAAAAACTAGATAAGTCTAAGCAATATATTATGGTTTGTAGGTCGGGGAGAAGGAGTGAAAGAGCAGCTGCCTATTTACAGAAACAAGGATTTGATGTAGCAAATATGGTTGGTGGCATGCTAGAATGGCGTGGAGAAATCATGAACTAAAAATATATAGGAGAAGGGCTTGACTTTTCTCCTATAATCCTTTATCATTATTTTTGCTGTCAAAAACAAGCAGTTCTATTTCATTATTAGACAGCAATGTGTTGACTATGATTGCTTTACATGATATACTTAAAATCCGCACTAAACACATTTTGGTTTGGTGTGATGATCATTTTGGTTATGTAGTTGACAAATATAATGAGACAGGTTATACTTGTTAAGTTGCTGAAAAAACATTACATTATTTGCTCTTTGAAAACTGAACAAAACAACCAGTATGTCAAAGAAAAACAAACCCTGTTTTTCTTAAGAAATAAACTGAGAGAAATCTCAGAAGAAGCTAAGAATGATGGAGAACGGTGTTCATCATCACAAACTTTTATGGAGAGTTTGATCTTGGCTCAGGACGAACGCTGGCGGCGTGCCTAATACATGCAAGTCGAGCGCGGGAAGCAAGCAGATCTTCTTCGGGAGTGACGCTTGTGGAACGAGCGGCGGACGGGTGAGTAACACGTGGGCAACCTACCTGTAAGACTGGGATAACTCCGGGAAACCGGGGCTAATACCGGATGAAACAAAGCGTCGCATGACGCAATGTTAAAAGGCGGCATATGCTGTCACTTACAGATGGGCCCGCGGCGCATTAGCTAGTTGGTGAGGTAAAGGCTCACCAAGGCAACGATGCGTAGCCGACCTGAGAGGGTGATCGGCCACACTGGGACTGAGACACGGCCCAGACTCCTACGGGAGGCAGCAGTAGGGAATCTTCCGCAATGGACGAAAGTCTGACGGAGCAACGCCGCGTGAGTGATGAAGGTTTTCGGATCGTAAAACTCTGTTGTTAGGGAAGAACAAGTGCCATTCGAATAGGTTGGCACCTTGACGGTACCTAACCAGAAAGCCCCGGCTAACTACGTGCCAGCAGCCGCGGTAATACGTAGGGGGCAAGCGTTGTCCGGAATTATTGGGCGTAAAGCGCGCGCAGGCGGTCCTTTAAGTCTGATGTGAAAGCCCACGGCTTAACCGTGGAGGGCCATTGGAAACTGGAGGACTTGAGTACAGAAGAGGAGAGTGGAATTCCACGTGTAGCGGTGAAATGCGTAGAGATGTGGAGGAACACCAGTGGCGAAGGCGACTCTCTGGTCTGTAACTGACGCTGAGGTGCGAAAGCGTGGGTAGCGAACAGGATTAGATACCCTGGTAGTCCACGCCGTAAACGATGAGTGCTAGGTGTTAGGGGGTTTCCGCCCCTTAGTGCTGAAGTTAACGCATTAAGCACTCCGCCTGGGGAGTACGGCCGCAAGGCTGAAACTCAAAAGAATTGACGGGGACCCGCACAAGCGGTGGAGCATGTGGTTTAATTCGAAGCAACGCGAAGAACCTTACCAGGTCTTGACATCCTCTGACACCCCTAGAGATAGGGCATTCCCTTCGGGGACAGAGTGACAGGTGGTGCATGGTTGTCGTCAGCTCGTGTCGTGAGATGTTGGGTTAAGTCCCGCAACGAGCGCAACCCTTGATCTTAGTTGCCAGCATTTAGTTGGGCACTCTAAGGTGACTGCCGGTGACAAACCGGAGGAAGGTGGGGATGACGTCAAATCATCATGCCCCTTATGACCTGGGCTACACACGTGCTACAATGGATGGAACAAAGGGCAGCGAAGCCGCGAGGCCAAGCAAATCCCATAAAACCATTCTCAGTTCGGATTGCAGGCTGCAACTCGCCTGCATGAAGCCGGAATCGCTAGTAATCGCGGATCAGCATGCCGCGGTGAATACGTTCCCGGGTCTTGTACACACCGCCCGTCACACCACGAGAGTTGGTAACACCCGAAGTCGGTGAGGTAACCTTTTGGAGCCAGCCGCCGAAGGTGGGACCAATGATTGGGGTGAAGTCGTAACAAGGTAGCCGTATCGGAAGGTGCGGCTGGATCACCTCCTTTCTAAGGAATTATACGGAAACCGACTAAATTCGCCACGTCCTGTGGCGACGTCGGCATGACCTGCATCATGCAGGCCCAACATACTTGGTTGTTTGGTTCAGTTTTGAGAGAGTAAATCTCTTGATAGGATGCAAGTGTCTTCATAATAAGATTTGACATCCTTTTATAGATTGTACCTTGAAAACTAAATAAGAGTAACAACGACATCAAACCAAAAGCGGAAGCGAATGTTTAGCGATGTACAGACGACTGACTCGCAGGAGATAAAGGAAACACGATGAACGTAAGTGAATTGATGTTGACTTATCGTACGAAGAGGAAGGAAGTCATGCTAATCGCTATGAGCTGAAGCTAGAAAACCAAAAGCTGAAAAGCAATATGCTTATTCATAGATAAAATTGTAAGATTAGTTAAGTGAATAAGGGCGCACGGTGGATGCCTTGGTACTAGGAGCCGAAGAAGGACGGGACTAACACCGATATGTCCTGGGGAGTCGTAAGTAGACATCGATCCAGGAATTTCCGAATGGGGGAACCCGCTGCTCGTAATGGAGCAGTACTTCTATCTGAATTCATAGGGTAGAAGAGGCATACCCGGGGAACTGAAACATCTCAGTACCCGGAGGAAGAGAAAGCAAACGCGATTTCCCGAGTAGCGGCGAGCGAAACGGAATTAGCCCAAACCAGAAGGCTTGCCTTCTGGGGTTGTAGGACACTCCATTGGAGTTATCAAGAGATTCTTTAGATGAAGCGATCTGGAAAGGTCGGCCAAAGAAGGTAACAGCCCTGTAATCGAAAAAGAATCTCCTCCGGAGTGGATCCTGAGTACGGCGGAACACGAGGAATTCCGTCGGAATCCGGGAGGACCATCTCCCAAGGCTAAATACTCCCTAGTGACCGATAGTGAACCAGTACCGTGAGGGAAAGGTGAAAAGCACCCCGGGAGGGGAGTGAAATAGAACCTGAAACCGTGTGCCTACAAGTAGTCGAAGCCCGTTAATGGGTGACGGCGTACCTTTTGTAGAATGGACCGGCGAGTTACGATCGTATGCAAGGTTAAGTGGAAGACACGGAGCCGTAGCGAAAGCGAGTCTGAACAGGGCGAATATAGTATGCGGTCGTAGACCCGAAACCGTGTGATCTACCCATGTCCAGGGTGAAGGTCAGGTAACACTGACTGGAGGCCCGAACCCACGTATGTTGAAAAATGCGGGGATGAGGTGTGGGTAGGGGTGAAATGCCAATCGAACACGGAGATAGCTGGTTCTCTCCGAAATAGCTTTAGGGCTAGCCTCAAGGAAAGAGTACTGGAGGTAGAGCACTGATTGAACTAGGGGCCCTCATCGGGTTACCGAATTCAGTCAAACTCCGAATGCCAGCTACTTATCCTTGGGAGTCAGACTATGGGTGATAAGGTTCATAGTCGAAAGGGAAACAGCCCAGACCGCCAGCTAAGGTCCCAAAGTATACGTTAAGTGGAAAAGGATGTGGAGTTGCCCAGACAACCAGGATGTTGGCTTAGAAGCAGCCACCATTTAAAGAGTGCGTAATAGCTCACTGGTCGAGTGACTCTGCGCCGAAAATGTACCGGGGCTAAACGTATCACCGAAGCTGCGGATTGTTCTTACGAACAATGGTAGGAGAGCGTTCTAAGTGCTGAGAAGTCAGATCGTGAGGACTGGTGGAGCGCTTAGAAGTGAGAATGCCGGTATGAGTAGCGAAAAAAGAGTGAGAATCTCTTTCACCGAAAGCCTAAGGTTTCCTGAGGAAGGCTCGTCCTCTCAGGGTTAGTCGGGACCTAAGCCGAGGCCGAAAGGCGTAGGCGATGGACAACAGGTAGATATTCCTGTACCACCTCATGAACGTTTGAACGATGGGGGGACGCAGTAGGATAAGGAATGCGCACCGATGGACGTGTGCGCCCAAGCAGTGAGAAAGTCGGATAGGCAAATCCGTTCGACAATTTCAAGCTGTGATGGGGAGGGAAATAGAGTACCGAAGTTCCGGATTTCACACTGCCAAGAAAAGCCTCTAGTGAGTTCATAGGTGCCCGTACCGCAAACCGACACAGGTAGGCGAGGAGAGAATCCTAAGGTGAGCGGGAGAACTCTCGTTAAGGAACTCGGCAAAATGACCCCGTAACTTCGGGAGAAGGGGTGCTCCTTTAAGGAGGAGCCGCAGTGAATAGGCCCAAGCGACTGTTTAGCAAAAACACAGGTCTCTGCGAAGCCGAAAGGCGAAGTATAGGGGCTGACACCTGCCCGGTGCTGGAAGGTTAAGGGGAAGCGTTAGCACTTCGGTGCGAAGCGTAGAACCGAAGCCCCAGTAAACGGCGGCCGTAACTATAACGGTCCTAAGGTAGCGAAATTCCTTGTCGGGTAAGTTCCGACCCGCACGAAAGGTGCAACGACTTGGGCACTGTCTCAACGAGAGACCCGGTGAAATTATACTATGCGTGAAGATGCGCATTACCCGCGACAGGACGGAAAGACCCCGTGGAGCTTTACTGTAGCCTGATATTGAATGTTGGTACAGCTTGTACAGGATAGGTGGGAGCCATCGAAGCGTGAGCGCTAGCTTACGTGGAGGCAACCGTGGGATACCACCCTGGCTGTACGAACCTTCTAACCCAGGGCCGTAATCCGGTCCGGAGACAGTGTCAGGCGGGCAGTTTGACTGGGGCGGTCGCCTCCCAAAAGGTAACGGAGGCGCCCAAAGGTTCCCTCAGAATGGTTGGAAATCATTCGCAGAGTGTAAAGGCAGAAGGGAGCTTGACTGCGAGACCTACAAGTCGAGCAGGGACGAAAGTCGGGCTTAGTGATCCGGTGGTTCCGCATGGAAGGGCCATCGCTCAACGGATAAAAGCTACCCCGGGGATAACAGGCTTATCTCCCCCAAGAGTTCACATCGACGGGGAGGTTTGGCACCTCGATGTCGGCTCATCGCATCCTGGGGCTGTAGTCGGTCCCAAGGGTTGGGCTGTTCGCCCATTAAAGCGGTACGCGAGCTGGGTTCAGAACGTCGTGAGACAGTTCGGTCCCTATCCGTCGTGGGCGCAGGAGGTTTGAGAGGAGCTGTCCTTAGTACGAGAGGACCGGGATGGACACACCGCTGGTGTACCAGTTGTTCCGCCAGGAGCATAGCTGGGTAGCTACGTGTGGCAGGGATAAGTGCTGAAAGCATCTAAGCATGAAGCCCCCCTCAAGATGAGACTTCCCATCACTATAAGTGAGTAAGATCCCTCAGAGATGATGAGGTTGATAGGTTCGAGGTGGAAGCGTGGTGACACGTGGAGCTGACGAATACTAATCGATCGAGGACTTAACTAACCTTTTTGGTAGATGTACGTTGAATGATCTCTTATTTAGTTTTCAAGGTGACAAGGAAAAAATGACTTTTTTCAACAAAGATCTTGATTTTTTCACAAAAACGATTATAATAAGATTTGTGCCTCTTTGAAGCACAACATAACAGATAGCAACTTTGCCTGGTAGTAATGGCGGAGAGGTCACACCTGTTCCCATGCCGAACACAGTAGTTAAGCTCTCCAGCGCCGATGGTAGTTGGGACTTTGTCCCTGCAAGAGTAGGACGCCGCCAGGCAACTTATATTAAAAAAACTGACTCATTTTCTCACGAGTCAGTTTTTTTAATATGTAAGGTAAATAATGAAATATCATCTTATCATAGATTTATTGGGTAAAAGATAAACAAGTAGAAGTATGGAATATAAAATAAGCAATATGATATTTTTGATAAAGCTTTATATCAAGGAGTATTTACAAACACGTGATATGAGTGAAGTTCAAATAATCGTGATGGATTTGTCTAAATCCTTTAAACAAGCTGTAAAAAAGCATTCGGCAATCCATTGATGATTGCAAATCGATTTCAATATTTGTGGCAAAAGTATTGGGCATTCGATAAAGTGCGCCGAGAAGTTTAAAAGGAGTTAGAAAAAATTTATAGCAAAAAAAGTTCTTTTGCCCATTATAAAAGGAGCTGTTTTTCCTTTCTTAAAGTTCATTACTATGTAACTTAAGTAAGGAAAAACGGCACCTTAAAGTATTTTGGTTTTATTACGTTAAGATTAAACTACGCCTTCTTTATTGTTTAATGCCTTACTATTTTTGCTTAGACTGTCCGTTATAGATGTTATTGCTCCATCTCCCGTAACATTACAAGCCGTCCCTAAACTATCCTGAGCTAAATAAAGGGCAATCATAAGTGAGACCATTACGGAATCAAAGCCTAACATACTTTCTAAAAGGCCAATTGCTGCCATTACTGCACCTCCTGGCACTCCAGGAGCTGCAATCATTGTTACACCTAGCATTAAAATAAACGGAAATATACTTCCAAAAGTAGCAACTTCACCTTGTAAGAACAATACAGCTAATGCACAGCTTACAAGTGTAATAGTACTTCCAGATAAATGAATATTAGCTAGCAAAGGTACCGTGAAATCCGCAATACTTTCCCGCACTTTTAGTTTTTTAGAGTGTTTTAAAGTGACAGGGATGGTAGCCGCTGATGATTGAGTTCCTAGCGCAGTAAAATAGGCTGGAGCCATTGTTTTTAACATAGATACAGGATTTTGCTTGCTTAAAGTTCCCGCAAGTGTATATTGTACTAGTAAGTAAAGTAAGTGCAAAATAATGATCATTACAAAGACTTTAGCAAAAACGGATAATATAGTACTCACCTGTCCAGCAGCAGTCATATTAGCAAAGATACCAAAAATATGAAATGGTAATAGTGGAATAATAACTTTTTCAATTACTAAATGAATAATGTCTCTAACATCTAGTGACAATTGGTAAAGCGTGTCCCCTTTAATCGCGGCAATTCCTAGACCAAGAACAAAAGCTAGTAATAAAGCAGTCATAACCCCCATAGGTGGTGGCATTTCAATCTCTATAAATCCACTACTTAAAGCTTTAGTTGGATCAGAAAATGATTGTAATGATTGCTGACTTAATAAGTTAGGGTAAATGGTCTTTGCAGAGAAAAAGGCAACAATACCAGCAATAACTGTGGAAGAATATGCAATAAATGCTGTTAGACCTAATAGTTTCCCTGCGCCCTTACCTAGTGATCCGATACCAGGGATAATG
It encodes:
- the leuS gene encoding leucine--tRNA ligase, translated to MSYHHQQMEKKWQTYWLENKTFKTNTFSEKEKFYALDMFPYPSGAGLHVGHPEGYTATDIISRMKRMQGYEVLHPMGWDAFGLPAEQYAIDTGNSPAAFTDKNINIFKRQIQALGFSYDWDREVNTTDPNYYKWTQWIFIKMYEHGLAYMDEVPVNWCPALGTVLANEEVIDGKSERGGHPVIRKPMKQWMLRITAYADRLLEDLEELDWPESLKDMQRNWIGRSEGAEVSFEIESLNEAFTVFTTRPDTLFGATYAVLAPEHPLVKKIVTDKQKDNVEKYIHEIATKSDLERTELSKEKTGVFTGSYAINPVNGEKMPIWIADYVLMSYGSGAIMAVPAHDERDYEFATKFELPIVEVVAGGDITKGAYTGEGKHINSGFLNGLGKDEAIRKMIAWLEEHGKGAKKITYRLRDWLFARQRYWGEPIPIIHWEDGTMTTVPEEELPLELPSMNNIQPSGTGESPLANAEEWVNVIDPKTGMKGRRETNTMPQWAGSCWYFLRYIDPVNSKQLAAPEALQQWLPVDLYIGGAEHAVLHLLYARFWHKFLYDIGVVPTKEPFTKLFNQGMILGEGNEKMSKSKGNVVNPDDVIESHGADTLRLYEMFMGPLDASVAWSENGLDGSRRFLDRVWRLTIEDDGQLSRKIIEENDGTLDKTYHETVKKVTEDFNNLHFNTAISQMMVFVNECNKAEYIPKKYVEGFIKMLSPIAPHIAEEIWLKLGHSDTITYEPWPVYDEEKLIENEVEIVLQVMGKVRAKVNVSKDASKEELEKIALENEKIKDLITDKTIRKVVVVPGKLVNIVAN
- a CDS encoding rhodanese-like domain-containing protein, coding for MKELTPKQVEKKLENNDDMLELIDVREEEEVAQGKIPHITHIPLEQIPEKAEKLDKSKQYIMVCRSGRRSERAAAYLQKQGFDVANMVGGMLEWRGEIMN
- a CDS encoding dicarboxylate/amino acid:cation symporter, which produces MKGFGLLIRIVIAIALGITIGSFANDWFIRVFATFNDLFGNFLGFIIPLIILGFIIPGIGSLGKGAGKLLGLTAFIAYSSTVIAGIVAFFSAKTIYPNLLSQQSLQSFSDPTKALSSGFIEIEMPPPMGVMTALLLAFVLGLGIAAIKGDTLYQLSLDVRDIIHLVIEKVIIPLLPFHIFGIFANMTAAGQVSTILSVFAKVFVMIIILHLLYLLVQYTLAGTLSKQNPVSMLKTMAPAYFTALGTQSSAATIPVTLKHSKKLKVRESIADFTVPLLANIHLSGSTITLVSCALAVLFLQGEVATFGSIFPFILMLGVTMIAAPGVPGGAVMAAIGLLESMLGFDSVMVSLMIALYLAQDSLGTACNVTGDGAITSITDSLSKNSKALNNKEGVV